In one Pseudomonas hydrolytica genomic region, the following are encoded:
- a CDS encoding LLM class oxidoreductase — MFTPNSIPYQQQPGFQRTYRQGRLTLGLFFPLEAFAGDTPSMLDQASLAQRADKLGFSALWFRDVPLRDPSFGDSGQVFDLWVYLGFMAAHTHSIALGTASIILPIRNPLHTAKAATSVDQLSGGRLLLGVASGDRPVEFPAFGVDPEQRDSLFREYLAVFREVQRSSFVPLTWSGGTLEGADLIPKPTTAEIPFFVTGHSRQTLEWIARYSHGWISYPRAPKTQALIVEDWRAAVRAECGELFKPFTQSLYIDLTDSPQTPPRPIHLGYQLGRYHLISLLESLQEIGVNHVIVNLKYGQRPAGEVIEELGQFVLANFVLST, encoded by the coding sequence ATGTTCACTCCGAATTCCATTCCCTATCAGCAACAACCTGGCTTTCAGCGCACTTACCGCCAAGGCCGCCTGACCCTGGGTCTTTTCTTCCCTCTCGAAGCCTTTGCCGGTGATACGCCGAGCATGCTCGACCAGGCGAGCCTGGCCCAACGTGCCGACAAGCTGGGTTTCTCTGCTCTCTGGTTTCGCGACGTGCCGTTACGTGACCCCAGTTTTGGCGATTCGGGTCAGGTCTTCGATCTTTGGGTCTACCTGGGTTTTATGGCGGCACATACACACTCGATTGCCCTGGGTACCGCCTCGATCATTCTGCCAATCCGCAATCCCCTGCATACCGCCAAGGCCGCAACCAGTGTCGATCAGCTCAGCGGTGGCCGCCTGTTACTCGGTGTGGCTTCCGGTGACCGGCCGGTGGAGTTTCCCGCATTCGGTGTCGACCCGGAGCAACGCGACAGCCTGTTCCGCGAATACCTCGCAGTATTTCGCGAGGTTCAGCGCAGCAGTTTCGTGCCTTTGACCTGGTCCGGCGGGACGCTTGAGGGCGCGGATCTGATTCCCAAGCCGACCACGGCGGAAATTCCGTTCTTTGTCACCGGCCATAGCCGCCAGACCCTGGAATGGATCGCCCGCTACAGTCATGGCTGGATCAGTTATCCGCGCGCCCCGAAGACGCAGGCGCTGATTGTCGAGGACTGGCGCGCTGCGGTTCGTGCCGAATGCGGTGAGCTGTTCAAACCCTTCACCCAGTCGCTATACATCGACCTGACGGATAGCCCGCAGACACCACCTCGCCCGATCCACCTGGGCTATCAACTAGGGCGATATCACCTGATCTCGTTGCTGGAAAGCTTGCAGGAAATCGGGGTTAACCACGTGATCGTCAATCTGAAATACGGCCAGCGCCCCGCGGGCGAGGTTATCGAGGAGCTCGGTCAGTTCGTGCTAGCCAACTTCGTCCTGTCGACATGA
- a CDS encoding methionine ABC transporter permease has product MSLLLDRLWQGLLDTLLMVGVSSLLALLAGIPLAVFLVTSSKGGIFEAPRLNQVLGAIVNLFRSIPFLILMVALIPFTRLIVGTTYGVWAAVVPLTIAATPFFARIAEVSLREVDHGLIEAAQAMGCRRWHIVWHVLLPEALPGIVGGFTITLVTMINSSAMAGAIGAGGLGDLAYRYGYQRFDSQVMLTVIVALVVLVSLIQFSGDRLAKRLNHRT; this is encoded by the coding sequence ATGTCACTACTGCTTGATCGCCTCTGGCAAGGCCTGCTCGATACCCTGCTGATGGTCGGCGTGTCGTCGCTGCTGGCGCTGCTGGCCGGCATTCCGCTGGCGGTGTTCCTGGTCACCAGCAGCAAGGGCGGCATCTTCGAGGCGCCGCGGCTGAACCAGGTGCTGGGCGCCATCGTCAACCTGTTCCGCTCGATTCCCTTTCTGATCCTGATGGTGGCGCTGATTCCCTTCACCCGTTTGATCGTCGGCACCACCTACGGCGTCTGGGCGGCCGTGGTGCCGCTGACCATCGCCGCCACGCCGTTCTTCGCCCGTATCGCCGAGGTCAGCCTGCGCGAAGTCGATCATGGCCTGATCGAAGCGGCGCAGGCCATGGGCTGCCGGCGCTGGCACATCGTCTGGCACGTGCTGCTGCCCGAGGCCCTGCCGGGCATCGTCGGCGGCTTCACCATCACCCTGGTGACCATGATCAATTCCTCGGCCATGGCCGGCGCCATCGGTGCCGGCGGTCTTGGCGACCTGGCCTACCGCTACGGTTACCAGCGCTTCGACAGCCAGGTGATGCTCACGGTGATCGTCGCCCTGGTGGTTCTGGTCAGCCTGATCCAGTTCAGCGGCGATCGCCTGGCCAAGCGCCTCAATCACCGCACCTGA
- a CDS encoding methionine ABC transporter ATP-binding protein has product MSGFDPHLQQAAQASQHLDAHLRFDTLGKTYEGAHGPVQALRDIDLAIARGEVFGIIGRSGAGKSSLLRTINRLEQPSSGRVLIDGIDIALYDEEQLVALRRRIGMIFQHFNLMSAKSVWQNVELPLKVAGVPREARQRKVRELLELVGLENKHAAYPAQLSGGQKQRVGIARALVHDPQILLCDEATSALDPETTQSILGLLREINQRLNLTVVLITHEMAVIREICDRVVVLEHGEVVEQGPVWRVFGSPRHEVTRTLLAPLQHALPARLQERLHSERESPEDDLILRLHFIGSGLEPDLPAIGAALGGRVTLLDASLEQIQGHAVGHLILAVGQSPFDHPTLLDNLRPLADHLEVLGYVTTA; this is encoded by the coding sequence ATGAGCGGCTTCGATCCTCATCTGCAGCAGGCTGCACAGGCCAGCCAGCACCTCGACGCGCACCTGCGCTTCGACACCCTGGGCAAGACCTACGAGGGCGCCCACGGTCCGGTGCAGGCGCTGCGCGACATCGACCTGGCAATCGCCCGTGGCGAAGTGTTCGGCATCATCGGCCGCAGCGGCGCAGGCAAGTCCTCGCTGCTGCGTACCATCAATCGCCTGGAGCAGCCCAGCAGCGGCCGGGTGCTGATCGACGGCATCGACATCGCCCTGTACGACGAGGAGCAGTTGGTCGCCCTGCGCCGGCGCATCGGCATGATCTTCCAGCACTTCAACCTGATGTCGGCCAAGAGCGTGTGGCAGAACGTCGAGTTGCCGCTGAAGGTGGCCGGCGTGCCGCGCGAGGCGCGCCAGCGCAAGGTGCGCGAACTGCTCGAACTGGTGGGTCTGGAAAACAAGCACGCGGCCTATCCGGCGCAGCTTTCCGGCGGGCAGAAACAGCGCGTGGGCATCGCCCGCGCCCTGGTGCACGATCCGCAGATATTGCTGTGCGACGAGGCCACCAGCGCGCTGGACCCGGAGACCACCCAGTCGATCCTCGGCCTGCTGCGCGAGATCAACCAGCGCCTGAACCTTACCGTGGTGCTGATCACCCACGAGATGGCGGTGATCCGCGAGATCTGCGACCGCGTGGTGGTGCTGGAGCATGGCGAAGTGGTCGAGCAGGGGCCGGTGTGGCGGGTATTCGGTTCCCCCCGCCACGAGGTGACGCGCACTCTCCTCGCGCCGCTGCAGCATGCCCTGCCGGCGCGTCTGCAAGAGCGTCTGCACAGCGAGCGCGAAAGTCCTGAGGACGATCTGATCCTGCGCCTGCACTTCATCGGCAGCGGCCTGGAGCCTGACCTGCCGGCCATCGGTGCGGCACTGGGCGGCCGCGTCACGCTGCTCGACGCCAGCCTGGAACAGATCCAGGGCCACGCAGTGGGGCATCTGATCCTCGCCGTCGGCCAGTCGCCGTTCGACCACCCCACCCTGCTCGACAACCTACGGCCACTGGCCGATCACCTGGAGGTACTGGGTTATGTCACTACTGCTTGA
- a CDS encoding MetQ/NlpA family ABC transporter substrate-binding protein, giving the protein MMLKTLKTLTLGTLLAASSLALAEPALKLGTTAAFAPPLEVAVAEAKKQGLEVELVEFTDWIAPNVSLANGDIDVNYFQHIPFLDNARKEGGYDLVPVARGVLNNVGLYSKQYKDFASLPEGAKVAIANDPINGGRGLQLLRKAGLIELKPDVGYKATLEDITANPKNIRIIELEAVQLVRAYEEVDVVQGYPAYIRLANTFDPASALLFDGLDNPEYIIQFVTQPAKAKDARLLKFIDIYQHSPAVRAALDKAHGKLYQPGWES; this is encoded by the coding sequence ATCATGCTCAAGACCCTGAAAACCCTGACCCTCGGCACTCTGCTTGCCGCCAGCAGCCTGGCGCTGGCCGAACCGGCCCTGAAACTCGGCACCACCGCCGCCTTCGCCCCGCCGCTGGAAGTGGCCGTGGCCGAGGCGAAGAAACAGGGCCTGGAGGTGGAGCTGGTCGAGTTCACCGACTGGATCGCGCCCAACGTCAGCCTGGCCAACGGCGATATCGATGTGAATTACTTCCAGCACATCCCCTTCCTTGATAACGCCAGGAAGGAAGGCGGCTATGACCTGGTGCCGGTGGCGCGCGGCGTGCTCAACAACGTCGGCCTGTACTCGAAGCAGTACAAAGACTTCGCCAGCCTGCCCGAGGGCGCCAAGGTGGCCATCGCCAACGACCCGATCAATGGCGGACGCGGCCTGCAACTGCTGCGCAAGGCCGGGCTGATCGAGCTGAAACCGGACGTCGGTTACAAGGCCACCCTCGAGGACATCACCGCCAACCCGAAGAACATCCGCATCATCGAACTGGAGGCCGTGCAACTGGTACGCGCCTATGAGGAAGTCGATGTGGTCCAGGGCTATCCAGCCTACATCCGCCTGGCCAACACCTTCGATCCGGCCTCCGCGCTGTTGTTCGACGGACTGGACAACCCCGAGTACATCATCCAGTTCGTCACTCAGCCGGCCAAGGCCAAGGACGCCCGCCTGCTCAAGTTCATCGACATCTACCAGCACTCGCCGGCCGTGCGCGCCGCCCTGGACAAGGCTCACGGCAAGCTCTACCAGCCGGGTTGGGAGAGCTGA
- a CDS encoding LLM class flavin-dependent oxidoreductase: MAREILLNAFNMNCIGHIHHGLWTHPRDRSTDFNQLSYWTELAQLLERGLFDGLFIADILGVYDVYQNGIDLPLQEAIQLPVNDPLLLVSAMAGVTRHLGFGVTANLSYEAPYTFARRLSTLDHLTQGRVGWNIVTGYLDSAAKAMGRPQQVEHDRRYDQADEYLQVLYKLLEGSWQDDAVLADREQRVYAQPGKVHKVRHQGEFYQVEGYHLSQPSPQRTPLLFQAGSSPRGLRFAGEHAECVFIGGNDHAAVRTQVDKVRASAVAAGRTAEAIKVFMGIAVIVAPSEAEARDKHAEYLRHASPEAGIAHFSSSTGIDLDAFGLDEPIQPRKTNAIESVVKTFSGWTKRRLLEQHALGGRYPLVVGSPEQVAEQLIAWIDATGLDGFNLTRIVTPESYTDFIDLVVPELQRRGRYKTAYADGALRHKLFGQGPRLPADHPGAAFRQHIETFHSPRRSQLAGDQSHR, translated from the coding sequence ATGGCCAGGGAAATCCTCCTCAACGCCTTCAACATGAACTGCATCGGACATATCCATCACGGGCTGTGGACGCACCCGCGCGACCGCTCGACGGATTTCAACCAGTTGAGCTACTGGACGGAACTGGCGCAGTTGCTCGAGCGCGGGCTGTTCGACGGGCTGTTCATCGCCGATATCCTCGGCGTCTACGACGTCTACCAGAACGGCATCGACCTGCCGCTGCAGGAGGCCATCCAGTTGCCGGTCAACGACCCGTTGCTGCTGGTTTCGGCCATGGCCGGCGTGACCCGCCATCTGGGTTTCGGCGTGACCGCCAACCTCAGCTACGAGGCGCCCTACACCTTCGCCCGGCGCCTTTCGACCCTTGATCACCTCACTCAAGGGCGCGTGGGCTGGAATATCGTCACCGGCTATCTGGACAGCGCGGCCAAGGCCATGGGCCGCCCGCAGCAGGTCGAGCATGACCGCCGCTATGACCAGGCCGACGAGTACCTGCAGGTGCTCTACAAACTGCTCGAAGGCAGCTGGCAGGACGATGCCGTGCTGGCCGACCGCGAGCAGCGCGTCTACGCCCAGCCGGGCAAGGTGCACAAGGTGCGTCACCAGGGCGAGTTCTATCAGGTCGAGGGCTATCACCTCAGCCAGCCGTCGCCGCAGCGCACGCCGCTGTTGTTCCAGGCCGGCTCGTCGCCACGCGGCCTGCGTTTTGCCGGCGAGCATGCCGAGTGCGTGTTCATCGGTGGCAACGACCACGCGGCGGTGCGCACTCAGGTCGACAAGGTACGCGCCAGCGCCGTGGCGGCCGGCCGCACGGCCGAGGCGATCAAGGTGTTCATGGGCATCGCCGTGATCGTCGCGCCGAGCGAGGCCGAGGCCCGCGACAAGCACGCCGAGTATCTGCGCCATGCCAGCCCGGAAGCCGGTATCGCGCATTTCTCCAGCTCCACCGGCATCGACCTGGACGCCTTCGGCCTGGACGAGCCGATCCAGCCGCGCAAGACCAACGCCATCGAGTCGGTGGTCAAGACTTTCAGCGGCTGGACCAAGCGGCGTCTGCTCGAGCAGCACGCCCTTGGCGGTCGCTACCCGCTGGTGGTCGGCTCACCCGAGCAAGTGGCCGAACAACTGATCGCCTGGATCGACGCCACCGGCCTGGACGGCTTCAACCTGACGCGCATCGTCACCCCGGAAAGCTACACCGATTTCATCGACCTGGTCGTGCCCGAGCTGCAACGCCGCGGCCGCTACAAGACCGCCTACGCAGACGGCGCCCTGCGCCACAAGCTGTTCGGCCAGGGCCCGCGCCTGCCGGCCGATCACCCCGGTGCGGCGTTTCGCCAACACATCGAAACCTTTCACAGCCCCCGTAGGAGCCAGCTTGCTGGCGATCAATCACACCGCTGA
- a CDS encoding SfnB family sulfur acquisition oxidoreductase, protein MNAPLTSTVALIRSDAEALDVAQSLAEVLAPGSAERDRERRVPHAELELFSHSGLWAISVPKAFGGAGVSSVTLAKVIARIAQADASLGQIPQNHFYALEVLRINGSEAQQRRLYGEVLAGKRFGNALAELGTKTALDRNTRLSRDGEHYRVNGRKFYATGALYAQRIPTLAVDEHGNGQLAFIPRQAPGLQVIDDWSGFGQRTTGSGSVLLDNVPVAAEDVVPFQSAFDRPTTVGPFAQLLHATIDTGIARAAYEDLLQFVRHKSRPWIDAGIDKASDDPLTQQEIGRLVIRLHAAEALLERAGEFVDRAQAAPDEQSVAAASIAVAEARAISTEVSLLIASKLLELSGSRATLAEYGLDRHWRNARTHTLHDPVRWKYHAIGDYALNERLPPRRGTI, encoded by the coding sequence ATTCGCAGCGACGCCGAAGCCCTCGATGTAGCCCAGTCCCTGGCCGAGGTGCTGGCCCCCGGCAGTGCCGAACGCGACCGCGAACGGCGCGTGCCGCACGCTGAACTGGAACTGTTCAGCCACTCCGGCCTCTGGGCCATCAGCGTGCCCAAGGCCTTTGGCGGCGCGGGCGTTTCCAGCGTCACCCTGGCCAAGGTCATCGCCCGCATTGCCCAGGCCGATGCCTCGCTCGGGCAGATTCCGCAGAACCACTTCTATGCCCTGGAAGTGCTGCGCATCAACGGCAGCGAAGCGCAGCAACGTCGCCTCTACGGCGAAGTTCTGGCCGGTAAGCGCTTCGGCAACGCCCTGGCCGAACTCGGCACCAAAACCGCGCTGGATCGCAACACCCGGCTGAGCCGCGATGGCGAGCACTACCGCGTCAACGGGCGCAAGTTCTACGCCACCGGCGCGCTGTATGCGCAGCGCATTCCCACCCTGGCGGTGGACGAGCACGGCAATGGCCAACTGGCCTTCATCCCGCGCCAGGCGCCCGGCCTGCAGGTGATCGACGACTGGAGCGGCTTCGGCCAGCGCACCACCGGCAGCGGCTCGGTGCTGCTGGACAACGTGCCGGTGGCCGCCGAGGACGTGGTGCCGTTCCAGAGCGCCTTCGACCGCCCGACCACCGTCGGCCCCTTCGCCCAGCTGCTGCATGCGACCATCGACACCGGCATCGCCCGCGCCGCCTACGAAGATCTGTTGCAGTTCGTCCGCCACAAGTCGCGCCCCTGGATCGACGCCGGCATCGACAAGGCCAGCGATGACCCGCTGACCCAGCAGGAAATCGGCCGTCTGGTGATCCGCCTGCATGCAGCCGAAGCCCTGTTGGAGCGCGCTGGCGAGTTCGTCGACCGTGCCCAGGCCGCGCCGGACGAACAGAGCGTGGCCGCCGCCTCGATCGCCGTGGCCGAAGCCCGCGCCATCAGCACCGAGGTCTCGCTGCTGATTGCCAGCAAGCTGCTGGAGCTGTCCGGCAGCCGCGCCACCCTGGCCGAATACGGCCTCGACCGGCACTGGCGCAACGCACGCACCCACACGCTGCACGACCCGGTGCGCTGGAAGTACCACGCCATCGGCGACTACGCGCTCAACGAGCGCCTGCCGCCACGCCGGGGGACCATCTGA